The following coding sequences are from one Halobaculum magnesiiphilum window:
- a CDS encoding ZIP family metal transporter has translation MADKTRDTTTDGGVPAENEITQPLGLPKWVSALLPIVLLVLVLGVFAFTSPLAGVQSGEPLPDVTVTHTTLPSDETVVLHVTNNGPESVTISQVLVDEAYWDFRVEGAGGDQTLAPMESAEIVIPYHWNPGWDLEVALVLSDGATFHNTIVAPSQSPGFSLSLLGTLAVIGLFVGVIPVALGMLWFPYIKTMSDRWLHAVLLFAAGVLGFLAFDAGFEAFELAERVPGAYEGNLLVVFGIFGALLLVQAISAWREGRVAAGDSRASSGLWIAYLVAIGIGLHNLAEGLAIGSSFALGRVSLGAFLVIGFMLHNVTEGPAVVAPVARGERPSLKHFAALGVIAGAPVILGGWIGSLAYSPTIGAFFLAIGVGAILQVDWEIARMVRDAGGRVASATNLLAFLLGLGVMYVTDLFVVL, from the coding sequence ATGGCGGATAAGACACGAGACACGACGACGGACGGTGGTGTACCAGCTGAGAACGAGATAACACAACCGCTCGGCCTTCCAAAATGGGTCAGTGCGTTACTCCCGATCGTGTTGCTCGTACTCGTCTTAGGCGTGTTTGCGTTCACGTCACCGCTCGCCGGGGTTCAGAGCGGCGAACCACTTCCCGACGTAACGGTCACGCACACGACGCTTCCGAGCGACGAAACGGTCGTCCTGCACGTGACGAATAACGGCCCCGAATCCGTGACGATATCACAGGTCCTCGTCGACGAGGCGTACTGGGATTTCCGGGTCGAAGGAGCCGGTGGTGACCAAACGCTGGCCCCGATGGAAAGTGCGGAGATCGTGATTCCGTATCACTGGAATCCGGGGTGGGACCTCGAGGTCGCGCTCGTGCTCTCTGACGGAGCGACGTTCCACAACACGATCGTCGCGCCGAGTCAGTCGCCCGGGTTTAGCCTCAGTCTGCTCGGGACGCTCGCAGTCATCGGACTGTTCGTCGGCGTCATCCCAGTCGCATTAGGGATGCTCTGGTTCCCCTACATCAAGACGATGAGTGATCGGTGGCTGCACGCCGTGCTCTTGTTCGCGGCCGGCGTACTGGGCTTCTTGGCATTTGACGCCGGGTTCGAAGCGTTCGAACTCGCCGAACGAGTTCCGGGCGCGTACGAGGGCAACCTCTTGGTCGTCTTCGGGATCTTCGGCGCACTCCTGCTCGTCCAGGCGATCAGTGCGTGGCGTGAGGGCCGTGTCGCTGCTGGTGACAGTCGGGCGAGTAGCGGTCTCTGGATCGCCTATCTGGTCGCGATAGGGATCGGCCTGCACAACCTTGCGGAAGGACTTGCTATCGGGAGTTCGTTCGCACTCGGGCGCGTGTCACTCGGCGCATTCCTCGTGATCGGGTTCATGCTCCACAACGTGACGGAAGGTCCGGCTGTCGTCGCGCCGGTCGCCCGCGGGGAACGCCCTTCGCTCAAGCACTTCGCCGCACTCGGGGTGATCGCCGGCGCACCCGTCATCCTCGGGGGCTGGATCGGTAGTCTTGCATACTCGCCGACGATCGGGGCCTTCTTCCTCGCGATCGGGGTTGGCGCAATCCTGCAGGTCGACTGGGAGATCGCGCGAATGGTTCGCGATGCCGGCGGTCGCGTGGCGAGCGCGACGAACCTGCTCGCGTTCCTGCTCGGACTCGGCGTCATGTACGTGACCGATCTCTTCGTTGTCCTCTAA
- a CDS encoding cupredoxin domain-containing protein, which produces MVSKFYNRRSILRLSTATLATLSTAGCLGGQSSSAQTVTMPGDLKFEPKTATIEPGETVTWTNESDIDHTVTAYEDEIPDDAAYFASGGFESERVARNRVTEGLIAPGENYEHTFDQPGTYGYFCIPHESSGMVGTVRVK; this is translated from the coding sequence ATGGTCTCGAAGTTCTACAACCGACGATCGATATTGCGGCTCAGCACCGCGACCCTAGCGACTCTCAGCACCGCCGGGTGTCTAGGTGGACAGTCATCATCGGCCCAGACTGTCACGATGCCCGGTGATCTCAAATTTGAGCCGAAGACCGCGACGATCGAACCTGGTGAGACGGTTACATGGACGAACGAGAGTGACATCGATCACACGGTCACAGCCTATGAAGACGAGATTCCAGACGACGCCGCGTACTTCGCAAGTGGTGGCTTCGAGTCAGAGCGTGTTGCGAGGAATCGGGTCACCGAGGGACTCATCGCTCCGGGCGAGAACTACGAGCACACGTTCGATCAACCTGGAACGTACGGGTACTTTTGTATCCCACACGAGAGTTCTGGGATGGTCGGGACAGTTCGAGTAAAGTAA
- a CDS encoding winged helix-turn-helix transcriptional regulator, translating to MTHQRDRIHECIATHPGEHFNALTRRLDLAPGQVQYHLRELQNQERVIELPLYGRTHYYTPEYDAWERGAIAVIRRETARDILFCVLEQGPSRPDAVTESLGIARGTLEWHLNHLTEQNLIEKHRDANNHVTLVAAEPTETARLLEEITPSLPDRMIDRFTRLVDNLLAEGS from the coding sequence ATGACACACCAACGTGACCGGATTCACGAGTGTATTGCCACCCACCCTGGAGAACACTTCAACGCACTCACGCGGAGACTAGACCTCGCACCAGGACAGGTACAGTACCATCTCAGGGAACTCCAGAATCAAGAGAGAGTAATCGAATTACCTCTCTATGGCCGGACCCACTATTACACACCTGAATATGATGCGTGGGAGCGGGGAGCAATCGCTGTCATTCGCCGGGAAACAGCACGCGACATTTTATTCTGCGTTCTCGAACAGGGGCCATCCAGACCGGACGCTGTCACAGAGTCTCTCGGGATTGCTCGGGGGACTCTCGAGTGGCACTTGAATCATTTGACGGAGCAAAATCTCATCGAGAAACACCGAGATGCCAATAATCACGTGACGCTGGTCGCAGCCGAGCCGACTGAGACCGCTCGTCTCCTCGAAGAGATTACACCCTCGCTGCCCGATCGGATGATCGACCGGTTCACCCGCCTCGTCGATAACCTACTGGCGGAGGGCTCGTGA
- a CDS encoding DUF7471 family protein, protein MITIAAAGTAVLLGLAIGAFVQRQSRPYLLVVAALAALFGRSAIAGITIVGLFSQAEHHLLEHGLDVILVALVIAAVYHSRTISNETNLDT, encoded by the coding sequence GTGATCACCATCGCAGCTGCTGGTACAGCGGTGCTTCTGGGACTTGCGATCGGCGCGTTCGTTCAGCGCCAATCCCGTCCATATCTGTTAGTCGTCGCTGCGCTAGCTGCCCTCTTTGGACGCTCTGCAATTGCGGGGATCACCATCGTCGGCCTGTTTTCACAAGCCGAGCATCACCTTCTCGAACACGGACTTGATGTCATTCTTGTCGCGCTCGTCATTGCTGCGGTCTATCACTCTCGAACTATTTCGAACGAGACCAATTTGGATACATGA
- a CDS encoding methyltransferase family protein, producing MSASSDRALLTTVVADVTLILGYAISAVHPDRRVWPIGDSSWRWWFNWSALSVVFAGFPVLVALDRDSFIFTKRWSKLAGSGIAALGMGFALSALFELGWMESSGREGELRTDGIYQYTRNPQSVGFITFIVGAIIAVNSRKLAVHGVLTILVYALFPFAEEPWLREQYGQEYDEYRKRTPRFIGWNLVKKLFTR from the coding sequence ATGTCCGCATCCTCAGATCGCGCGCTACTGACGACAGTCGTCGCGGATGTCACGCTGATTCTCGGGTATGCGATCAGTGCGGTTCACCCTGACCGTCGAGTGTGGCCCATCGGCGACAGCTCCTGGCGGTGGTGGTTCAATTGGTCAGCGCTCTCCGTCGTGTTCGCTGGGTTTCCCGTGCTGGTCGCGCTTGATCGGGATTCATTCATTTTCACCAAACGCTGGAGCAAACTCGCAGGTAGCGGTATCGCCGCACTCGGGATGGGATTTGCCCTTTCCGCCCTCTTCGAACTCGGGTGGATGGAAAGCAGTGGAAGAGAAGGGGAGCTTCGGACGGACGGTATCTACCAGTACACGCGCAACCCACAGAGCGTGGGATTCATTACGTTCATCGTCGGCGCGATCATCGCAGTGAACTCCAGGAAACTGGCTGTACACGGCGTCTTGACCATCCTTGTGTACGCACTGTTCCCGTTTGCCGAAGAACCGTGGCTGCGAGAGCAGTATGGCCAGGAATACGATGAATACCGCAAGCGGACCCCCCGATTTATCGGGTGGAACTTGGTGAAGAAGCTCTTCACCAGATAG
- a CDS encoding DUF7405 family protein, which produces MSDERGIPRREFLKSAIAIGGAAAFSACLGREEVDVPTGPDDLSSYPQRQHAWNEVLPRDDHGNVIAPSHRVLLYLNYRRDGQPNEDDRDQVETALRGIEHAYERSGDGLLLTVSYSPAYFDRFDDSLPDDVDLPDPEALAPFEEPEFDTPDAVVHLASNTAQVVLGAEEALKGNKSTLNGVDQPDAALTDVFSLADRRTGFIGDGLPAENADDAEGVPADKVPEDAPLFMGFKSGFKKNQASEERVTIQSGPFAGGTTQHISKLRLNLNQWYNQDDRWQREAKMFCPYHAENDVVEGTGDNLGTSSKIDDCQPTDETAREMGVIGHSQKSARARDDDDSPLILRRDFDSTDDGAASLHFLALQRRITDFVDTREAMNGTDVTEQSAVGQRNNNGILQYIRTERRGNFLVPSRSLRALPPAQPTGDAQEVTHESS; this is translated from the coding sequence ATGAGTGATGAGAGAGGTATCCCTCGTCGAGAATTCCTCAAGTCGGCCATCGCTATCGGAGGAGCAGCGGCATTTAGTGCCTGCCTAGGCCGTGAAGAGGTCGATGTCCCGACGGGCCCGGACGATCTCTCGTCGTATCCACAACGTCAACACGCTTGGAATGAGGTCCTCCCACGGGACGACCATGGGAACGTCATCGCTCCGAGCCATCGTGTGCTCCTCTATTTGAATTACCGACGAGACGGGCAACCGAACGAAGACGACCGCGACCAAGTTGAAACAGCTCTCCGGGGTATCGAACACGCCTACGAGCGAAGCGGGGACGGGTTATTGCTCACGGTGAGTTATTCTCCGGCATACTTTGACCGATTCGACGACTCGCTTCCCGACGACGTTGACCTCCCCGATCCGGAAGCACTTGCTCCGTTCGAGGAACCCGAGTTCGATACGCCCGATGCGGTCGTCCATCTCGCAAGTAACACGGCACAGGTGGTGCTCGGTGCCGAAGAAGCCCTCAAAGGGAACAAATCGACCCTCAACGGTGTCGATCAGCCCGACGCTGCACTGACCGATGTCTTCTCACTCGCCGACCGGCGAACTGGATTTATCGGGGATGGACTCCCGGCGGAGAATGCAGACGATGCGGAGGGTGTTCCGGCCGACAAAGTCCCGGAGGACGCACCCCTGTTTATGGGATTCAAGTCCGGCTTCAAAAAGAACCAGGCCAGTGAAGAACGTGTGACGATCCAGTCGGGGCCGTTCGCCGGTGGCACGACTCAGCATATCTCCAAGCTCCGACTGAACCTCAACCAGTGGTACAACCAGGACGACCGCTGGCAGCGTGAGGCGAAGATGTTCTGTCCGTACCACGCCGAGAACGACGTAGTCGAGGGCACTGGAGACAACCTCGGAACCAGCAGCAAAATCGACGACTGTCAGCCAACGGATGAGACGGCCCGCGAGATGGGCGTCATCGGTCACTCCCAGAAATCTGCCCGCGCTCGCGACGATGATGACTCGCCGCTCATTCTTCGACGTGACTTCGATTCTACCGACGATGGAGCCGCCAGCCTCCACTTCCTTGCGCTCCAGCGACGGATCACCGATTTCGTCGATACGAGAGAAGCGATGAATGGCACTGACGTCACCGAGCAGTCGGCCGTCGGTCAGCGGAATAACAACGGCATCCTACAGTACATTCGTACGGAGCGTCGCGGTAATTTCCTCGTCCCGTCGCGGTCGTTGCGCGCGCTGCCACCTGCCCAGCCGACTGGGGACGCACAGGAGGTGACGCATGAATCGTCGTGA
- a CDS encoding iron transporter yields MNRRDVLRVAGSGSLVGLAGCAGLFETQSAQAPPLPENRPDAVYYPTHYEGMKMPGMKEQGGYRCALTYSYAHRFWLMKPNGITKVEIQSEDSIHLMPVVWETHTGIIPPDINPQLTITQSGDSIDQFAPWPMLSQPMGFHFGDNAQLKGDGTYTVEVSIGGPSTRRTGSLAENQGNASFTFEFEFSESTLNEISYTDIPDDREGTKGAVDLMDMEMLPSSQVPTPDALPGDVRGSGTSGDAKFVVTILEDASRFGGDENQRYLAVSPRTPYNRTMLPMMSLSGTLHRDGTSVFDGILQATIDPELRYHYGATVADVRTGDELTITVDSPPQTARHEGYETAFVDMPDVQVTL; encoded by the coding sequence ATGAATCGTCGTGACGTGCTCCGAGTGGCCGGGAGCGGTTCACTCGTAGGGCTCGCGGGGTGTGCCGGCCTGTTCGAGACGCAATCGGCACAAGCACCACCGCTTCCCGAGAACCGGCCGGACGCAGTCTACTATCCGACCCACTACGAGGGCATGAAAATGCCTGGAATGAAGGAACAGGGCGGGTACAGGTGTGCGCTCACGTATTCGTATGCGCACCGGTTCTGGCTGATGAAGCCGAATGGGATCACGAAGGTCGAGATTCAATCCGAGGATTCGATCCACCTGATGCCGGTCGTGTGGGAGACACATACGGGGATCATCCCACCCGATATCAATCCGCAGCTCACGATTACACAGAGCGGGGATTCGATTGATCAGTTCGCACCGTGGCCGATGCTCTCCCAGCCGATGGGGTTTCACTTCGGCGATAACGCACAGCTCAAGGGCGACGGTACGTACACTGTCGAGGTGAGTATCGGCGGGCCGTCGACGCGACGGACGGGGTCGCTGGCCGAGAATCAGGGGAACGCCTCGTTCACGTTCGAGTTCGAATTCAGCGAATCGACGCTCAACGAAATCTCGTATACGGACATCCCCGACGACAGAGAAGGCACGAAGGGTGCTGTCGACCTGATGGACATGGAGATGTTACCGAGTTCGCAAGTGCCGACACCGGACGCGCTCCCTGGGGACGTTCGTGGCTCGGGGACGAGTGGGGACGCGAAGTTCGTGGTTACGATCCTCGAAGACGCGTCGCGTTTCGGTGGGGACGAGAATCAGAGGTATCTCGCTGTTTCCCCGCGCACACCCTACAATCGAACGATGCTGCCGATGATGTCGCTATCGGGGACACTGCACCGTGACGGTACGTCAGTGTTCGACGGAATTCTACAGGCGACTATCGATCCAGAGCTCCGCTATCACTACGGAGCGACGGTCGCGGATGTACGGACGGGAGATGAGCTGACGATTACAGTCGATTCGCCCCCACAAACGGCTCGCCATGAAGGATACGAGACAGCCTTCGTTGATATGCCAGATGTGCAGGTGACGTTGTAG
- a CDS encoding iron transporter, translating to MNRRTFLKQGTALSGGLVLSGCLGRLGFETQSAWRDPPLVEDRPDAVYYPAIIEGMGMYGTTTAGDLGFALMHSFPHRFWNLTGSRKTKVVVQSDDSVHLMASVWDTETETILPVDVSVEISNSDGRVSSTNLWPMISPNMGFHYGDNIALPGEGQYDVTLQVGPLQTARTNPFHGRFTEGQSATMQFTFDTDETYNLEIRRLGDKAGTRGTVDLMDMEMVPEPVVPTKSDLPGRLLHEGQSGDATIVVALVDGDHRFSDSDGPFLIVSPRTPYNRVMLPRMALSATLNRGGDTITQGTLQASLDPDLGSFYGMGLDELKTGDTVRITVETPPQLARHDGYETAFLDMEPIEFTVE from the coding sequence ATGAATCGGAGAACGTTTCTCAAACAGGGGACTGCTCTCTCGGGTGGCCTAGTGCTGTCTGGTTGCCTGGGGCGGCTCGGATTCGAGACGCAGTCTGCATGGCGTGATCCTCCGCTCGTGGAGGATCGACCTGACGCCGTCTACTATCCTGCCATCATCGAAGGAATGGGAATGTACGGAACGACGACGGCCGGCGATCTCGGATTTGCGCTGATGCATTCCTTCCCGCACCGTTTCTGGAACCTCACTGGCTCACGAAAGACGAAAGTCGTCGTTCAGTCGGATGATTCGGTGCATCTGATGGCGAGTGTCTGGGACACCGAGACGGAGACGATCCTCCCGGTCGACGTCTCTGTCGAAATCAGTAACAGCGACGGTCGAGTGTCCTCAACCAACCTCTGGCCGATGATCTCGCCGAATATGGGGTTCCACTACGGCGACAATATCGCTCTCCCGGGGGAAGGACAGTACGATGTGACGCTCCAGGTCGGCCCCTTGCAGACAGCTCGTACGAATCCATTCCACGGGCGATTTACAGAGGGACAGTCTGCCACGATGCAGTTCACGTTCGATACGGATGAGACGTACAATTTGGAGATTCGCCGGTTAGGCGACAAAGCAGGCACCCGTGGGACAGTCGATCTAATGGACATGGAAATGGTCCCTGAACCGGTCGTACCGACAAAATCCGACCTTCCTGGTCGACTTCTCCATGAAGGGCAATCCGGTGATGCGACGATAGTCGTTGCTCTCGTTGACGGTGACCATCGGTTTAGCGATAGTGACGGTCCCTTCCTGATCGTCTCTCCTCGAACACCTTACAATCGCGTGATGCTCCCGAGGATGGCTCTTTCAGCAACACTCAACCGAGGAGGAGACACAATCACACAAGGGACACTCCAAGCGTCTCTCGATCCCGACCTCGGGAGTTTCTATGGGATGGGTCTTGATGAACTCAAGACGGGCGATACGGTCAGAATCACCGTAGAGACACCACCTCAACTGGCGCGGCACGATGGCTACGAAACCGCGTTCCTCGATATGGAGCCGATTGAGTTCACTGTCGAGTGA
- a CDS encoding DNA-binding protein, with protein sequence MSYEGTTVPRRDSPAGECDYCGHPFPTTDRLVLHKGLEHPQELDADEEDAFISARADEEDELRTLRLKALGALVLLYFGFLMLYAIVA encoded by the coding sequence ATGTCATACGAAGGCACTACGGTTCCACGGCGTGACTCACCTGCAGGGGAGTGTGATTACTGTGGGCATCCGTTCCCAACGACCGACCGCCTCGTCCTCCACAAAGGCTTAGAACATCCCCAAGAGTTGGATGCCGACGAGGAAGACGCATTCATCTCTGCCAGAGCGGACGAAGAAGACGAGTTACGCACGCTGCGTCTGAAAGCACTTGGAGCCCTTGTGCTCCTGTACTTCGGTTTCTTAATGCTATATGCCATCGTCGCCTGA
- a CDS encoding DUF7541 family protein encodes MSDPSDSDATFTGSSPWPLFVAIGFALSEVGVVLGLRPVSVAGLLLFVGSVAGILTEAEYIAEPAKAAGVQGLILVGLGVLLITQNQTGTTIRGQSIAIAGILCLVGALVWVGFVRRETRATVATAETSETTSD; translated from the coding sequence ATGAGCGATCCATCTGACTCGGACGCAACCTTCACCGGATCGAGTCCATGGCCACTCTTCGTCGCGATTGGATTTGCTCTCTCGGAGGTCGGTGTCGTCCTCGGGCTTCGGCCTGTCTCTGTTGCGGGACTGTTGTTGTTCGTCGGATCTGTCGCTGGCATTCTCACAGAGGCGGAGTATATCGCTGAGCCAGCGAAAGCAGCAGGTGTTCAAGGACTCATCCTTGTCGGTCTCGGTGTCTTGTTGATCACACAGAACCAGACCGGGACGACAATCCGCGGTCAATCGATTGCGATCGCTGGAATCCTGTGTCTCGTTGGTGCACTTGTCTGGGTAGGCTTCGTTCGGAGGGAAACCCGCGCCACGGTAGCGACAGCGGAGACATCGGAAACAACATCTGATTGA